Proteins from a genomic interval of Gordonia sp. SL306:
- the malQ gene encoding 4-alpha-glucanotransferase, whose protein sequence is MTTDDVARGQLAGLARRCGVATSYVGWDELDHEVSSETIVAVLGSLGIAAGSADEIATAHAALDDEPWRMMLPPVTVSTEGSGSTFVVHVPHWNPVHVWITTEDGGDAHPPQIDVWVEPREVDEILVGRATFEVPRDLMPGYHMLHALDPVSEVTAERPLIVTPRRLSTAARLTGRKRWGLAVQLYSTRSARSWGVGDFADLAQICEVAASSYGADFVQVNPLHAAQPHAPIEASPYLPVTRRFVNPLYIRVTDIPELSDLDKSARKKLRALRRDFLDDNLNPLKIKRNKSFRAKLAALELIHRQPLDEDRAAEYRAFRTREGKGLRRFATWCALTERYAPDDPRWSDQLQDKAFVKRQRRRLADRVEFYTWLQWICDQQLAGAQQAARSAGMDIGIIADLAVGVARHGADVWMLGDVLASGATVGAPPDGFNQQGQGWDQPPWHPRRLAEAGYAPYRDMLRTVLRHAGGLRVDHILGLFRLWWIPDGMGPADGTYVHYDHDALIGILALEAERADAVVIGEDLGVFERHVQDALAQRGILGTSILWFEHGPDGAIPPEEYRQLCLTSVTTHDLPPTVGYLAGDHIELRSRLGLLETGEEAERARDERERDAVLAMARDRGLLPDGIPLTDQRTVEALYRLIAATPSALLGVALVDAVGERRIQNQPGTGSAQYPNWCIPLADDHGDPVLVEDLAGNARFARLVAALSDAGVGSGDL, encoded by the coding sequence CGCGGTACTCGGTTCGCTGGGCATCGCAGCCGGTTCGGCCGACGAGATCGCCACGGCGCATGCCGCTCTCGACGACGAGCCATGGCGCATGATGCTCCCGCCCGTGACGGTGTCCACCGAGGGGTCCGGATCGACGTTTGTCGTCCATGTCCCGCACTGGAATCCCGTGCACGTGTGGATCACCACGGAAGACGGTGGTGACGCGCACCCGCCCCAGATCGATGTCTGGGTGGAGCCCCGTGAGGTTGACGAGATCCTGGTCGGCCGTGCGACATTCGAGGTCCCACGTGATCTGATGCCCGGCTATCACATGTTGCACGCGCTCGATCCCGTGTCGGAGGTGACCGCGGAGCGTCCACTGATAGTCACGCCGCGACGGTTGTCCACCGCGGCACGGCTGACCGGTCGCAAGCGGTGGGGGCTGGCGGTCCAGCTCTATTCGACGAGATCGGCCAGATCGTGGGGAGTGGGTGACTTCGCCGATCTCGCCCAGATCTGCGAAGTGGCGGCGAGCAGTTACGGCGCGGACTTCGTGCAGGTCAATCCGTTGCACGCCGCGCAGCCGCACGCGCCCATCGAGGCGTCGCCCTACCTGCCGGTGACCCGTCGATTCGTCAACCCGCTCTACATCCGCGTGACCGACATCCCCGAGCTGTCGGATCTGGACAAGAGCGCACGCAAGAAGCTGCGCGCGCTTCGGCGGGATTTTCTCGATGACAACCTGAATCCACTGAAAATCAAGCGCAACAAGTCCTTCCGCGCCAAGTTGGCGGCCCTCGAGCTGATCCATCGACAACCGCTGGATGAGGACCGGGCGGCCGAGTACCGCGCGTTCCGCACACGGGAGGGCAAGGGGCTACGCAGGTTCGCGACCTGGTGCGCATTGACCGAGCGATACGCGCCGGATGATCCGAGATGGTCCGATCAACTGCAGGACAAGGCCTTTGTCAAACGACAACGTCGTCGCCTGGCGGACCGGGTCGAGTTCTACACGTGGCTCCAGTGGATCTGCGACCAGCAGCTGGCCGGCGCGCAGCAGGCAGCACGCTCGGCGGGGATGGACATCGGGATCATCGCCGATCTGGCAGTCGGGGTGGCCCGGCACGGTGCCGACGTCTGGATGCTCGGCGACGTCCTGGCGAGCGGAGCCACGGTCGGCGCGCCTCCGGACGGCTTCAATCAGCAGGGCCAGGGCTGGGATCAGCCGCCGTGGCATCCCCGGCGGTTGGCCGAGGCAGGCTATGCGCCCTATCGGGACATGCTCCGGACCGTTCTTCGGCATGCCGGAGGGCTGCGCGTCGACCACATCCTCGGGTTGTTCCGACTGTGGTGGATTCCGGATGGCATGGGACCGGCCGACGGCACCTATGTCCACTACGACCACGATGCCCTCATCGGCATCCTCGCATTGGAGGCCGAGCGTGCCGACGCCGTGGTGATCGGCGAAGATCTCGGAGTCTTCGAGCGCCATGTCCAGGATGCGCTGGCGCAGAGAGGAATTCTCGGTACATCTATCCTCTGGTTCGAACACGGCCCCGACGGTGCCATCCCTCCGGAAGAGTATCGACAGCTCTGCCTGACGTCCGTGACCACGCACGATCTACCGCCGACCGTCGGCTATCTCGCCGGGGATCACATCGAATTGCGTTCCCGGCTGGGTCTGTTGGAGACCGGCGAGGAAGCCGAACGGGCGCGCGACGAGCGTGAGCGCGACGCCGTGCTGGCGATGGCGCGCGATCGTGGGCTGCTGCCGGACGGGATTCCGCTCACGGACCAGCGAACGGTCGAGGCGCTCTACCGCCTCATCGCGGCCACTCCGTCGGCACTCCTGGGTGTCGCACTCGTCGACGCGGTGGGGGAGCGGCGCATCCAGAACCAGCCCGGCACCGGGTCGGCGCAGTATCCGAACTGGTGTATTCCGCTCGCCGACGATCACGGCGATCCGGTGCTCGTGGAGGATCTCGCAGGCAACGCCCGTTTCGCGCGTCTCGTCGCGGCGCTGAGCGACGCAGGAGTCGGCTCCGGCGACCTGTGA